In Primulina eburnea isolate SZY01 chromosome 3, ASM2296580v1, whole genome shotgun sequence, one DNA window encodes the following:
- the LOC140827638 gene encoding F-box/kelch-repeat protein At5g43190-like — MITDPRMDPRIWSRLPNHLLEIILSFLPLKTLLDLRSTCKHFNSLLFTPHFVSKHSLSSSSFSSFILLSHPQSVQKCSLFNIGSNFWCEVSLSLPRVLSSPLSSNLLSSSNGLLCFSIPRSSCFVVYNLLAKSLRRVNFPICLFDYESLTLVSTDNGFKLFVLSSAGSSNQALVYSSTVCSWRRFEGSTQILSESCHQKGVFYNGCLFFTTLEPFHVVYFHLESGRWEASTAVLPRDLTFVRVASDGYQKLYLIAGVGTSGISRSIKIWELRKDEDQRVDYWVEVETLPEMVCRKFVSVCYHNYEHVYCFWHQGLICLCCYTWPEMLYFKVSRGTWHWLPKCPSLPEKWSCGFKWFSFKPELYAIV; from the coding sequence ATGATTACAGATCCTCGAATGGATCCAAGAATATGGAGCCGGCTACCGAATCATCTCCTCGAGATAATTCTTTCATTCTTGCCATTGAAAACGTTACTGGATCTAAGATCAACCTGCAAACACTTCAATTCCCTTTTATTTACTCCTCACTTCGTATCCAAACACTCCCTCTCTTCTTCGTCTTTCTCTTCTTTCATCCTCCTTTCGCACCCTCAATCAGTTCAAAAATGCTCTCTTTTCAATATTGGAAGTAATTTTTGGTGCGAGGTGTCACTCTCTTTGCCCCGTGTTCTGTCATCTCCACTTTCTTCGAATCTCCTCTCATCCTCCAATGGCCTCCTTTGTTTTTCCATCCCAAGATCATCTTGTTTCGTAGTGTATAATCTCTTGGCCAAGTCCTTACGCCGTGTGAACTTCCCTATCTGCCTGTTTGACTATGAATCCCTCACTCTTGTTTCCACAGATAATGGCTTTAAGCTCTTCGTGTTATCCTCTGCAGGATCATCGAATCAAGCCTTAGTTTACAGCTCTACCGTCTGTTCTTGGAGACGTTTCGAGGGATCGACTCAGATTTTAAGCGAGAGTTGCCATCAGAAGGGCGTGTTTTATAACGGATGCCTGTTTTTCACCACCCTCGAGCCTTTCCATGTTGTGTACTTTCATTTGGAGAGTGGGAGATGGGAGGCATCAACGGCCGTGCTGCCACGGGACCTAACTTTCGTTCGAGTTGCGAGCGATGGATACCAAAAGCTATACCTGATAGCAGGGGTCGGGACAAGTGGGATTTCGAGGAGTATAAAGATATGGGAGTTGCGGAAAGACGAAGATCAAAGGGTAGATTATTGGGTGGAGGTCGAAACCTTGCCCGAAATGGTTTGTAGAAAGTTTGTGTCAGTCTGCTATCACAATTATGAGCATGTGTACTGTTTTTGGCACCAAGGTTTGATTTGTTTGTGTTGCTATACTTGGCCTGAGATGTTGTATTTCAAGGTGAGTAGGGGGACTTGGCATTGGCTGCCTAAATGCCCTTCCTTGCCGGAGAAATGGAGCTGTGGATTCAAGTGGTTTTCCTTCAAGCCGGAGCTTTATGCCATCGTATGA